The sequence AGGCCGCTCCGCATATGCGCGCGCTCCTCCTCGGCTCATGTGGGCAGTGGAACGTCTGCCGTCCCGGTTCGCGCGCTGGCATGTGTCGCTCCGCGAGGCACAGGCATGCGCGCGTACGGCGTACCCGGCCGGGAGAGGGGCAGAGGGCTTTCGTTCGGTGGCCTCCCTGTCCTGTCAGTCTGTCACCTAAGCTAAGTAGTCGCAGCACGTTGTATGGCTGTGATTTGTGGACCGGGGTTGCTTTGAGCTATCAAAAAAAAAACACTCTCTCCTCCGTGCTACTACATAAACTCAGTTAAACACGCTAGCAAAACTGATCGAAATTCTTCCACCCCCCTTCAACTTTAAGCATCCGACTCGATCCCCGAAAGAATCATACGTTGCCCCGGCCCCAAAGAAGAATCTTTCAACCTCAAGCTGCCCCGCAGTCCTAAACATGGGAGTGGCATTATCTACATCTATTTCTTTGTAACAGTCACTCTTTCAATCTCTACCCTCCAATTCACTCGCACTTAATAAATGAAGAAAAAAAATCTAAGCCGACTGTATAAAACAAAGTTCACGCCTCGGATCCCTTCGTCCGATCATGTACAGACTGGTACAGCAGTACAGGAAGGATGGATTAATTTAGGTGGCAGGCACGGCTCATTCTGTACGTAGTGGTTCGGATGATCGAAGAGCTAACGATAACCATGTCCATGTGAGGTACGTACAATCATGCCATGAAGCACGTCACGCTTTCAAGTCGTCGTCGCACATCACGGATCGACCACGGCATGCTCTTTCTGATCAAGCGTTTGGTCCGAACGACTCGATCGGAAACGGCCACCTTCTATCTCCGTGCACCAGAGGCACCTGTAATGTAACCGCCGGTGCACCGAGCTCCCGCACCGCAACCTCACGACACTAGCCAGAGCTCACGCTGACGCCCACCTAAAAACGCGCGCCGGGGCCAGCCGATCCACGAGGAAACCGCAAGACGAAAAGCGAGAGGCAAATTGGGAGCGGCGACGAACGGAGGCGGGTGGGGCGGCGGTCACGGCCAAGTTGGCGCCCACGAATATTCCCCTCCTGGCCGGGGCCATGCGACGCCACCGCCACCAACATCTCACCGCGTCACTCTCCCGGCCGTTCTCGCGCACGGAATATTCTGCCTCCAATTCTCCGTGGCGAAGGCGCCAATGCGGTAAAGGCCTGCGCAGCTCGCTGTCATCGATCCAttttggaaactcaaatccctGGGGATTAAAGGGTACTGAAGACTTATACGGTTAGAACTTAGGAGGGAATTAAAAGGGGATGGGGGGAGATTAAATCTATTTCTAATCAAGATTAAATAAAAAGGAAATTAATCCACGTCAATCCCTTTGGTCCAAATGCGGCCCAACAAAACATCGAGGAAAAATTAGCTCATCCCCCGCCTCAATCCCCTGTGACTCTTAGGGCTAATTTGGGAACCTCAAATCCCCTTCGGGATTGGAGAGATTGAagtggaaatgaactaatttactCTTCAATcctcttagggctagtttggaaactcaaatccctttcgggattgaaggggattggagagtaaattagttcatttccaccTCAATCTCCTCCAATCCCGAAGGGGATTTAATTGCAGGTGGGGATCAGAGGGAATTGAGAGGACTTTGCAAAGTCACGTTTGGGAGCAAAGGGATAGCAAATAAACAACTAGTGGATAAAGTGCAAAAAAAACATGAAGCTCGAACATTAATAAATTCAATAAAAAGAGAGAAATCTAGAAAATTTAGCCTCAGTAATCACGTCAGGCGATTCAGGCCGCTCCGCGCCTCAGTTTGCTTCTGTCGGCACCTATTTCCCCCCGAACAATCGGCACATCCACTGGTCACCTCGGTTGGCACCGGCGGTATATGCAGTCGAGCCGTTCTTGATGCCGTGCTCCTGGCCGGCGCCGGTAGCCGCCCGCATTGACCGCCGGCGGCACATGGCACGCCGCACGCCTACGCACGTACGTACAGTGCACTGCGCAGATTAGTTATCGAGCAAAATCTAGCAGCGATCAGACAGCTTCTCTGGCCTAGGACCGGAAGACACGGCACGCACACATGCCAGCCCCGCTCTTGTCGGGAGCCGGCCGGCGTCCATGTGGCGCGCCGCTGCACATGCCCCTTGACCTGTCCTGTCCCGCGCGCGCCATCTGATTCTGATCTTGTGTCTGTCTGAACTGAAcccgagggagggagggagagagagagaggccggCGAATCGGACGCGCGTGAACGTGGGTCGTCGTCGCGTGGCACCATCTGACGGCCGCGGGAGCACGGTCCCGACGAGTCCCGGGCGGCGGTGACGACGCGGCGCACAGCAGTTGGGCGTCCTTGGCGTTTGTTTTAGTTTTGTTCCGGCCGGGCTTGCCCCCCGGCACAAGGCTCCCCGAGATTCCACGAACACATGAGTGAGGGTGAGGTGAGGTGAGTACATGATGATTATGATGGCATGGCGATGCCCGATGCGGATGCGCTCGGGCGacgctcctctctctctctctttctctcgctACATATTCTTCCTCTCTCTATCTTTGTTCTCCTCCGCCCAGCTTTCAGACGCGACACTCATCGCACATTCCCGTCAGGCCGGTATCCGCCTCGGGCTTCGCCGAAATCCTACGCTACCTCTCTGATCTCTCCCCCGGCCCCGAGAGCACCAGATTCACAACGCGCCCGCCGTGCCGTGCGGCAGCTGCCTTGGCCTAGCCTAGGTGCGTGTGCCTGCGGAAGCTGGTTGCTAGCTAGTTGCTGCTCGAGCTACTATCTGTTTCGCGCGGTGATCGACAATCCGGCAGCGGGAGCGGAGCTAGGAGTACGAGAGACACAAGGCCACGCGCGCGATGAACATGTTCGATGGGATGGAGAGGGCTGGGTACGGCGGCGGCGCTGGGCCGATGGGCGGGGTGGTGCTGTCGCGGGACCCCAAGCCGCGGCTGCGGTGGACGCCCGACCTGCACGAGCGCTTCGTCGAGGCCGTCACCAAGCTCGGCGGGGCAGACAGTGAGTACCCGCACACCGCATGCCCTCCTCGATCTGCTGCTTGCATGCTCTCTTCTTgtactaccaccaccaccaccatgccATGCATGGATTTTTCAGACTTTAGACACAGCCCAAAGCTCACATCAGTTCGTTGCAACAGTAACGACGCTAACAGCAGCATGCATGCTCACGCAAATTAACATCTAACTGCGTCTCTGCTACATGATGACCACGCATGGTGTTCCGCCGATTAACAGCTTCACCGATCATGCTTTTTTTTTACTGATCATGTATTGTATCAGATCCTTTTTTTTCTTTAATTCTGGTCGCCATTACAACTTCTGTTTCGATTGTGCTGTGCGCGGCAAACAGAGGCGACGCCCAAGTCCGTGCTGCGGCTGATGGGAATGAAAGGGCTCACCTTGTACCACTTGAAGAGTCACCTCCAGGTACCCACCTACTACGACTACTACTACTTCGATCTCAGATGCTGCGCATGTATCGCTTTCTCTGGCGATGTCTCGCCCTTGTTGTCTTGCTGGTGACGATCTCTTGCGCGCAGAAATACAGGCTTGGAAAGCAGACCAAGAAAGACACGGGTTTGGACGCCGGCAGAGGGGGTATGTACCTTGCAATTGCAAATACATACGACTACTGAATTTACTAGTAATAAAATGCTAGAATTGAGTAAGGAAGGGATAACATAAAATCATTTTCCCAAATCTTACATTTTTTTTTCCTTTCTGCTCTCCTCACAGCATTCGCGGCGCAGGGCATCAATTTCTCCACACCAGTACCTCCTCCTAGCATTCCATCTACGGCCAGTGACAATACGGGGTGAGTAGGTGTCAAAACCCAAAATCATATCCTGCATGCTTCCTTTAGCATCAGTACAAAAGAACATGCATTCGCGGTCTCCCTGAGACACCAATAGTTCTTTACTAACAATCTAGAAGCTCGATTATGTTGCATTAGCAAAACTAAAAAGGACCAATGGCCATGAAGTACAATAGAACGAAATAGCAGCAGCATGCAGTCGGCATGCTCTGAAATAAGATTTGTGTATCAGACATCTATAGATCGTGCTTTTTTcttttttgttgaaaccaaaagtTATAGATCATACTGTCGATAAAATCTACATTTGCTATTTGTGGTCTTTTCTTGCAAAAGACAAATGTCTTGCAAAATTCTTAATCAAAGCGTGCTTATTTAAACTGTACTGGTCGGGTAATGATTTAGAAGACGGAGTCTTACGAAAGGGACGTTGACCTCGCACACGAAAAAAAAAGAAAGGGACGGGACTAGTTTGGGAACTACATTTTTCTAAGGTATTTCTATTTtccagggaaaatgaactaattttcctttGGAAAATGAAAATCTCGTGGGAAAACGGAGTTCTCAAACTAACCCTAATGTGTCAAAGCCTGGAGTTGTGGCGTTGATTACTTGATTAATAAGCTGCAGAAGGATTTTTTTTAATGCTACAAAAACAACACAGAAACAGCGGGTAATGAAGTGATATATGATATAAGTTAAATGCTGGGTTAGGATTTCAGAATCGGACTGTTTCAGTATTTCTGTCACCCAACTGGAGCAACCATGTCTGCTAGGCTGCATACAATATACAGATCACTCACTGTGATGTTTGAACTACTTGTTtttagagagaaaaaaaaaggaattGTTTACAAATGGTTTCCATTTGTGTAAATTTACATCATTCTTCATCTCTGTCACGGTTCTCCCATTTCCGTTCGCCTTATCGTTTCTGAACGTGGATCAGAGAAACGCCACTTGCAGATGCGCTGAAGTACCAGATTGAAGTCCAAAGGAAATTGCACGAGCAGCTCGAGGTTAGACTAATTCTGCTACTTACAACTACTGCAGTCACGAAGACAAAATACTGACCTCTTCGTTTTCCAAGTGCAGGTTCAGAAGAAGCTGCAGATGCGGATCGAGGCGCAAGGCAAATACTTGCAGACGATACTCGAGAAGGCCCAGAGCAACCTCTCGTACCACGCGACTGGAGCCGCAAACCTAGAAGCAACCAGGTCGCAGCTGACGGACTTCAACCTCGCGCTCTCAGGCTTCATGGACAACGTGACCCAGGCGTGCGAGCAGAACAACGGCGAGCTGGTGAAAGCCATGTCCGAGGACGGTCTCAGAGCGAACAATCTAGACTTTCAGCCGTACCATGGAGTTCATGACGGGGACGATGTCAAGTGCGCTACGGACGAAGGGTTGCTACTTCTGGACCTGAACATCAGAGGCGGGTACGGTCATCGGATTTCGACGGATCTGAAGATGAATCAACACATGCGGTGAAAAGTTCAGTAGAAAGAAAGGCGAGGACAGTAGTTTAATCTTGGGTAACCCATCAATCTAAGAGAAGAGGTGCCCTTGTGTTTGTGAGAAATTCTTTCGGCCATCTTGATTCCTAACGATGCTTCTTTATGGTGATGGTCAGCGTATTGCTTATGTAAAATTTGGTGAGAGGCTCCGAATAAGGGTAACTAATCTTATACAAGATCTTTATATATACTTGGATTTGTATGGATCTAGGGTACGAAGTAAAAGCATTTGTCATACACCCGTGCTAACGCTACGGTGGTACCAGAGAGAGGAGGGATCCATAGTGACGGGTGACGGCGACGCAAATGAGAGACGAGAGGGCGGTGAGACCAATGGGAGGGGAGGCAGGGATTACTATGCGTGAGGGAGAAATGATGATACAAACAACATTAGCTATTAAATTTGATTAAGAGAGAGTAGAGTTATCCGATCTGAACAGTTCGTTTTGAGGATGTGTTATGCGTGGTACAATTTATTTAATGGATTTAGAAGAGGTTAAGAGTGTGGAGTGATTTGGTTACGCGGGTTTTGTAAAATTTACGTATTGTTTGGTTATTCCTTACCACATGGATTGGTTAGGATTAGAAAAAAAATAGTAGACATTTTAACTTGCTATGGATTTAAACATGTCAAATTTCATCCAATCCACATGAACGGAGATGAAACCGAAGCCCTTTAAAGACATGTTCGGTTTTACCCAAACCGGATGAGAAAATTAAATAGAAAGAGAAATCTTCATCAATTCACTCCTAACCGAACAAGTTCTAAATGGGTGGGTTACAAAGTGGCATAGATAATCGACGACGCGCGGCTCCTTCGTTGCTCCTTTTCAGGAAAAAAAAACTCTGTTACAATCGGATATAAAGTTTTCTCTGTGGAACCAACCAAGTCGATGGTATGTTCTGGACAAGATTCAGTGCACGTATCAATGTCTGTATCTCTACTTACAAACACTCACGTAAAAGATTTTAGGATCAACCCACGAGATCTTTGCTACTCATAGCAGCCAGgcattttctttttatttctcaAGCATCTTTAGCTACCTACAGCTAGCCAAAATGAACTGGAACTCTCAAGCGTCACAGGACCCCGATTGTTCAATGGTACTCAATCGGTGCAGGTGTCTCCTTGAGCTGCATACCCTGGAAATGTATGTCCTGCGCATCAGAAGCAAAGGAACTCAGAGGGCGTTTGGTTTGCACTAAATAATGAGAATGCGGGTCGGAGAATGCGGCTGGAAACCAAACATTATTGATTTTTTACATAGGATAATGTGCTGTAGAGAGAGTATCCAACGTTATCAAGCTTTCACTGAATTTTCTCTGATTACATGCATAGTCGAATCGGCGGTAACCTAAGCCTCAGGTGTATATATGG is a genomic window of Zea mays cultivar B73 chromosome 5, Zm-B73-REFERENCE-NAM-5.0, whole genome shotgun sequence containing:
- the LOC100502221 gene encoding Myb family transcription factor PHL11; protein product: MNMFDGMERAGYGGGAGPMGGVVLSRDPKPRLRWTPDLHERFVEAVTKLGGADKATPKSVLRLMGMKGLTLYHLKSHLQKYRLGKQTKKDTGLDAGRGAFAAQGINFSTPVPPPSIPSTASDNTGETPLADALKYQIEVQRKLHEQLEVQKKLQMRIEAQGKYLQTILEKAQSNLSYHATGAANLEATRSQLTDFNLALSGFMDNVTQACEQNNGELVKAMSEDGLRANNLDFQPYHGVHDGDDVKCATDEGLLLLDLNIRGGYGHRISTDLKMNQHMR